Proteins encoded together in one Anopheles darlingi chromosome 3, idAnoDarlMG_H_01, whole genome shotgun sequence window:
- the LOC125956432 gene encoding uncharacterized protein LOC125956432, with translation MICQKSNATVNNLQNSRQPWIRAVFIGLLVLSAHVLVVTSQQQQQQQQQQQQHQQQQQQQQQQQLQHQQQLLPTNLPSPQKRAGNTAEGAKDHCNKTVDIYEDIASPEVTNQNRNRPLTCWYRFRSFRGAPRDWVLRLNFKKFKVGTLLNATHCDGGYLQIVDGNAKTDVSNRREPGQFCGESEQPQTFISETSAVKIVFHTDNFTDQTYFAFDSRAEQQMEVFNRYGPHPELYPNRRGEVVQGSYCEREFRDCRLQTCYVQSPAYPGIYPRALKCRYRLHTRLPFIKLYIQNEQFAVDGQRCENIMTCPMKEIGSGSEHCPYDWLAVYDGRDELAPPIGKFCGMGKFPFSIIGTSQHMYVEFVSSPAGPLLNTGFHFNVGNWPGHVETVGTKHGACDWMLSSDALRGTAASEGIFLSVAHWYPPNTSCSYHIQGNEDEVVRLYFPSFRINRIEAPIIKHEEDCAESLTIYDANNPDPARIIKTFCDTFSRPMEKIDFVSTGRSLYVKFLSKTGSYSGSSLYYWAHYDFFNNTRFGDPVPNTLCDEVFYAWKYSRGELKSPRNTLIYKRASGSDVRCQYKFVTDRRLFSRVVVEVTSVTFKEVPYSMNACTRCHEERVDKLILWEERDKSQNRLACFCDNIPRPVRIISSGDQMNLELIIQGQHATTSYFKNPNTLFEANYEFAHGPICGPIMLGPSPEGELVFPYKNALGFQLTENRREKCIWELKVAAQRDLWLHLDKARFAERSCEHGRIEVYLAGRLEPRFIICPENVSLARDLPILSAAELGAVENENEPLPVLIQYTGDSAVGKNAFKFVWTELFHLPRNADGTLVTSAMFKDSCEFYCPGDQHVCIPEYLLCNGVLNCPNVTGMRVVESNIDKNYEYIEENYLRTGLFDKEFLLNIEYLTDESPELCRTKYIPGSGGNGRVELPEVIECFQFPVVQMVLAGAVVSTLIILAFVIYCRLYGQKYYE, from the exons CCGGTAACACAGCGGAAGGTGCGAAGGATCACTGCAACAAAACGGTTGACATCTATGAGGACATTGCGTCACCAGAGGTGACCAACCAGAACCGGAATCGGCCCCTCACCTGTTGGTACCGGTTCCGGAGCTTCCGGGGTGCGCCCCGGGACTGGGTGTTGCGGTTGAACtttaaaaagttcaaagtcgGTACCCTACTCAACGCGACACACTGCGATGGTGGCTATCTGCAG ATCGTGGATGGAAACGCCAAAACCGATGTGTCGAACCGTCGAGAGCCGGGTCAATTTTGCGGCGAATCGGAACAGCCGCAAACCTTCATCAGCGAAACAAGTGCCGTCAAAATAGTCTTTCACACCGACAACTTTACCGACCAG acATATTTCGCGTTCGATTCCCGGGCGGAACAGCAAATGGAAGTATTCAACCGATACGGCCCACACCCGGAGCTCTATCCCAATCGTCGCGGTGAGGTAGTGCAAGG GTCGTACTGTGAGCGCGAGTTCCGGGACTGCCGGTTGCAGACCTGCTACGTCCAGTCGCCCGCCTATCCCGGGATCTATCCGCGAGCACTCAAGTGTCGTTATCGGCTGCACACGCGTCTACCCTTCATCAAACTCTACATTCAAAATGAGCAGTTCGCCGTCGATGGTCAGAG GTGCGAAAACATCATGACGTGCCCGATGAAGGAGattggttccggttccgagcACTGTCCGTACGACTGGCTAGCCGTGTACGATGGACGCGATGAGCTGGCGCCACCGATTGGCAAGTTTTGCGGTATGGGCAAGTTTCCGTTCAGCATCATCG GTACATCGCAGCACATGTACGTGGAGTTCGTGTCATCACCGGCGGGCCCGCTGTTGAATACCGGGTTCCATTTCAATGTCGGTAACTGGCCCGGTCACGTCGAAACGGTCGGAACGAAGCACGGTGCCTGTGACTGGATGCTCAGTTCGGACGCACTGCGTGGAACGGCGGCCTCGGAGGGTATCTTCCTCAGTGTGGCCCACTGGTACCCACCGAACACCTCCTGCAGTTACCACATACAGGGCAATGAAGATGAGGTAGTGCGGCTCTACTTCCCCAG CTTCCGTATCAATCGCATCGAAGCACCCATCATCAAGCACGAGGAGGATTGCGCCGAATCGCTAACCATCTACGATGCCAACAATCCGGACCCAGCGCGGATCATCAAAACGTTCTGCGATACCTTTTCGCGACCGATGGAGAAGATCGACTTTGTCAGCACGGGACGATCGCTGTACGTGAAGTTCCTCAGCAAAACTGGCTCGTACAGTGGCAGTTCGCTGTACTACTGGGCACACTATGACTTCTTCAACAACACACGGTTCGGTGATCCGGTTCCGAATACGCTCTGCGATGAGGTGTTCTATGCGTGGAAGTACAGCCGAGGTGAGCTGAAGTCACCGAGGAACACGTTGATCTACAAGCGTGCTTCGGGGAGTGACGTACGGTGCCAGTACAAGTTCGTCACCGATCGACGACTATTTTCACGGGTTGTCGTTGAGGTAACGTCGGTAACGTTTAAGGAGGTACCGTACTCGATGAACGCGTGTACCCGGTGTCACGAGGAACGGGTCGATAAACTGATCCTGTGGGAGGAACGGGATAAGAGCCAGAACCGGTTGGCGTGCTTCTGCGATAACATACCGCGCCCGGTCCGTATCATCTCGTCCGGTGATCAGATGAACCTAGAGCTCATTATCCAGGGACAGCACGCGACGACGAGTTACTTCAAGAATCCGAACACACTGTTCGAGGCGAACTACGAGTTCGCACATGGTCCGATCTGTGGACCGATTATGCTAGGACCGTCGCCCGAGGGTGAACTCGTTTTTCCGTACAAGAATGCGCTCGGCTTTCAGCTGACGGAGAACCGACGGGAGAAGTGCATCTGGGAGTTGAAGGTGGCCGCTCAGCGGGATCTGTGGTTGCATCTGGATAAGGCACGGTTTGCGGAGCGTAGCTGTGAGCATGGACGTATTGAGGTGTATCTGGCCGGGCGGTTAGAGCCACGGTTTATCATCTGTCCGGAGAATGTTAGTCTAGCGCGCGATTTGCCGATATTGTCGGCGGCCGAATTGGGTGCTGTTGAGAATGAAAACGAACCGCTACCGGTGCTGATCCAGTATACGGGCGATAGTGCCGTTGGGAAGAATGCGTTCAAATTTGTGTGGACCGAGCTGTTCCATTTACCTCGCAATGCCGATGGTACGCTCGTGACATCTGCGATGTTTAAGGATAGCTGCGAATTCTACTGCCCTGGTGATCAGCATGTCTGCATTCCGGAGTATCTGCTGTGCAACGGAGTGCTCAATTGTCCGAACGTGACCGGGATGCGGGTGGTGGAGAGTAACATTGACAAGAACTACGAGTACATCGAGGAGAACTACCTGCGGACGGGGCTGTTCGATAAGGAGTTCCTGCTCAACATCGAGTACCTGACGGATGAGTCGCCGGAACTGTGCCGTACGAAGTACATCCCTGGCAGTGGTGGTAATGGACGAGTGGAGCTGCCCGAGGTCATCGAGTGCTTCCAGTTCCCGGTAGTACAGATGGTACTGGCCGGGGCCGTCGTCAGTACGCTCATCATCCTAGCGTTCGTCATCTACTGCCGGCTGTACGGGCAGAAATATTACGAATGA